TAGCTTCGGCAACCGGCTCAAAAAAGGGCGTTATAGCTTCCAGGCCAAAGGAGATGGTCGCCTGCGACAGTTCCAGTCCCTGAGCCTTATAAGACTCAAGTTGCCTGTTTATGGGGATGCCGTATGCGTACTTATTCAGCAACAGCTCCACCCAGACAGAAATACCAAGCTTTCCTTTGTTGATGAGTCTTGGTGGAGGTGGTGGAGTAGTAATATTGGGCGTTTCAGGGCACTGGCAAGTTTTTTGGTAATGCCTTCGGTGATAACGACGAACGTGAGCCTTAACTTCAACTTCAATTACGTCGCAGCTGTCGTCATTGAAAAAAGACTTGAATGGCCGGTGACAGACTGTACAACACTGTTTGTCCACTGGTAAGTCTACAGACTCATGAACCACTGGCAGGTTGTTGTGAAGATGGCGACCAGAGCCGGGGACTCCGGGCTGGTGACCTCGTTTTCGATTGGGTGCGGTTCATTTGCTACGACGCTCTACCCCAGCAAAACCAACTACTTTGACGACCGAGAGCAAAGAAAAAAGGGCTGTTTCGTGGTGATATAACGTCGCCAAACAAATAACACCGGAAAAGCAGCCCTTTGTGAACGCATCTTACGCTAATACTCTCGACTTTCAATTTTTTTCTCCTGCACAGGATCACTTTAATAGCATGATCCGCCACCTCGAATCTGCCTGCCTGCAGGAACATGGCACAACTGAAGAGTACATTCGAACCAATGGGGACGAGCTGCTTCGGCTAATGTTTCAGGGCTATCTCGATAAACAGGCTGAAGATGAAGAAAGAGCAGTGTCTGTCACTCCCTCTGACGGCATACCTCGTAACCATATTCGTCAAAATACCAGCCGGGTTCTCACCACGGTGTTTGGCAAGATAACGGTCAAACGGTTTGCTTATAGCCAGCGCAATGTCTCCAACGAATTCCCACTGGATGCCGGGCTCAACCTTAATAACGACCAATATTCTGATGGTGTACGCAAGCGTGTGGTCACGGATGCTATTGATCGTTCTTATGACAATGTCGTCAAACGGCATCGTGAAAATTGCCCCGGCATAGTTGGCAAGCACCAGGCAATAAAGCTGGTTGAAGGCACAGCTCAGGATTTTGTCGAATTCTATGAACAACGAACCATAGAAGATGAGCAAACAGATGACCTATTGGTTCTGAGCTTTGATGGGAAAGGTCTGGTCATGTTGCCAGATGGGTTAAGGGAAGCGACCCGCAAGAATGCAGAGAAAAGCAAGAAAAAATGTCAGACACGTTTAAGTCCGGGAGAAAAGAAAGACCGGAAGCGTATGGCTATGGTGGCGACTGTTTACACTGTGCGGGCAAACCCACGCTCACCAGAGTCCATCATGAACTCTGAAAAGAAAGCGGACAATGTCGTCAAATTTCGACCTCCAATACGCAACAAGAGGGTTTGGGCCAGTGTTGAGAGGGACGGAGAAACAGTCATCGAAGAAGCCTTTGATGAGGCTCTCAAGCGTGACCCGGAACGAAAACGACAATGGGTTGTCGTGGTCGATGGGCATCCGCATCAACTGAAAATGATTGAAAGAGTCGCCCGCAGAAAACAGGTCAAAACCAGCATCGTAATGGATTTCATTCATGTGCTGGAATATCTGTGGAAAGCCGCTCATTGTCTGCATGATAAAGGTGATAAATCTATTGAGAAATGGGTTGAGCAGCAAGCACTGAAAATTCTTCATGGGCAGTCGGGCTGGGTAGCCAGGGGCATAAAGCAAAGTGCCACGAAACGAAAATTGAAGAATCGGGAAGCTATTGATAAATGTGCTGGCTATCTGCAAAAAAACAGAGACCGGCTTTGCTACGATAAGGCGCTGCGCTCAGGCTTTCCTATTGCCAGCGGAGTGATTGAAGGCGCTTGCCGACATTTGATAAATGACCGTCTTGATATAACAGGCGCACGATGGAGCCTGCAAGGCGCGGAAGCCATTCTGAAGCTTCGCTCAATAAACTCCAGTGGAGACTGGGATGAATACTGGTCATATCACCATTCGTGTTCTAAGAAACGAAATTACGGTGAGTTGGTGGTGAATAGGGCTTCGTCGTAGCAAATGAACCGCACCCTTTTCGATTTGAAGGTGGCCGGGTAGTATTGCCACTTTTCTTTGAAGAAGAACTGGTCTTCTCTGATTTACGACCGAAAAGCAAGTGCTTCATGTGTGCCAGTTCTGATTTCAGATCAGCGACCTGGGTGTTCAACCCAGCCATTTCGGCTTTATGCTGAGCGATAAGAGAGGCATTTTTAGCCAATACTTTTTTCTCTCGGCCACAGGCCGCCTTCCACATGGCATGCCAGAGGTTGGCCTGCTGTTTTAGCTGGATGTGTTCCTGCTTGGTGAGGATGACCTGCGAGGTAGCAAAGGGGGCAGGCAGTAATGCAGGTGTTGTGCCTGATCCTGAAACATGAGCATTTTGCATACTCTAAAAGTAGACGACTTTGAGCTTATGTTTAGTGGTTTGTAGAAAAGTTACCTTTGTTCTGCCAAAAACCTCTGGAACCCCCTGAAGCAGTTGCCGCTTCCACTGGCTGACCTGAACGGCTGCGACTTCATGCTCGCTGGCCAGCTGATTTATGGTTTTATTTCCCTTGTAGGCTTCCAGTGCCACCTGTGCCTTAAATTCGGGCTTGTGTCGTTTTCTTTTTGCTACCATGACTCCCTCCTGAAAGGGTATGTTACAGCCAGAAAACTTAACTTAGCTACCTGTCCAGTTTATGGGGTCCATCATACCAGTACTGGTGCCTCTACGATGACATTGAGGCCTACCAGAAAAATCCAACGGACAAGGAAAAACAGAAGCTCTACCAGGACTTTGATCGTTGGGTAACGCAGCGGGTGAATTATCCTGCCTTGCAGTCTGAACTGGGTAAACTGATGGTTGTCAGGGAAGAGCTGCTATTGGTCCTTGAGTATCCGTGGTTGCCGCTGCACAACAATCTGAGTGAGAGGCAGATCAGGGAATACGTGAAACGGCGAAAAGTCAGCGGTGGTACCCGGAGTAAACTTGGGAGGAAATGCCGCGACACCTTTGCCAGCTTGAAAAAGACCTGTAAACAACACGGGGTGTCCTTTGCAAAGTATCTCAGGGACAGACTGACTGGAGTCAACATGATTCCCCGGCTGGGGCATCTCATCCTGAAGGCGTCAGGCTATCAGGAAACGGTTCTTTCCAATGGAATATGAGCAGTTACGATTTTCCTGCATTCATTCCACTATCCATTCCACTATCAGCTGGTACGGCAAGAGTTTTCCGGACACTTTTTTACGCTACCTCAGCAAATCCCTGACGGTACAGACAAGAGTGTTCAACAGGTTGAAAATAATCAGGAAGATAACGCAATCAACTCTACATCCTCGTCGTCCTTCTTATTGCCGTAGAAAGTAACCAGCCGCTTTACCCTTGGCCTGCCATTAGCCATCCGGTGCCGGTTCGTATCCCGTAAACTATAAACACAGCCACAATATTCCTGTTGATAGAAAGCCTCTTGCTTGGCCAGTTCAATCATCCGCTGACTGCCCCCCTGTTTGCGCCAGTTAAACGTCCAGTAACTGATATCAGGGTAACGGGATGCTGCCCTGACGCCCGAATCATTGATTTGCTCCATATTTTTCCAGCGGGAAATACCCAATGTGCTGGATATCACCGGAAAGCCATATTCACTGGCATACAAGGCGGTGCGCTCAAAGCGCATATCGAAGCAAACGGTGCATCGTTTACCCCGCTCCGGTTCATTTTCCAGCCCTTTCACCCGTTCAAACCAGTTGTCTTTGTCATAATCGGCATCTATAAACGGCAGTTTCAGTTTATCGCAGAATCGTTTGTTTTCGTCTTTGCGTAACTCATACTCTTCAACGGGGTGGATATTGGGGTTGTAGAAAAATACCGTTTGTTCAATACCGGAAGCCTGGATAGCCAGCATGATTTCTCCGGCACAAGGGGCGCAGCAGGAGTGGAGCAATAATTGATTCGTCTTACCTGGCATGTCCAGAGCTGGACGATCGTACTCATTTAAGGAAAGTGGTGCTTTGGACATATTCCTGTACTTCATACCGTTAGGGTTCATTGATTATGGCAAATTCTGATCCATAGGGGTGGCTATATCTTCTCCAATATGAAATGAGCCTAGAGGAGCCCGTTTACTTCAAACAGGTCTCAATGAACTCCTGATACAGCTCGGCCAGCAGCTCAGTCGCTTTTTCCCTGCCCTTTTCTCCTTTGTAATGTATGTGATTTCGGGCAAAGTAGGGAATATGGCACCAAGTCGTAAAGCCGCTAAACGGCTGGGTGATTTCGATGGTGATATCGTAAGGGGCGTGGTGAGTGATAATCCCGTGGACAGAGGTTCCGTTGACTGTGGTAACAATAGACTGAGGCATAATACGTCTCCTGTTTAGCGATATTTGTTTTGCGCCTGCAAGTGGGAATAAATCGGCGCTACCCCTTCACTTTAGAAGCCTGAGGCTGACTGTCAACCCTGTAGAATCTATCCTGAATACAGGAGTCATGAAGGATTACAGTTATGTCCGTCGCACAGGTTTTGGTACTGGTTTTCTTTTTGCTCGAGTTATATTTTCTGGGCCAACTGACGGTTGGCAGTCTTATCCGGCTGTTTTCAAGACGCTTAACACTGAACTTTGTCCTAATAAACGCTTTAGCGTTTGGCCTGTTTGTGTTTCTTAGCACTGTCGCCAACCTCTGGGAAATTCTGGGGTTGCAATGGAGCGATATAACAAGCCTGCTTTCTTCTGACGCCCTCAACCCACCCGATCAACCCAGACAAAATGATCATTACTAAGAGTTTGCTCTCCCTGCCAGCGATAAGCCACCAGCTTGCCCCCCTCGCTTAGGCTGGTGTAATCCACACCCGCGATGGTAGGGCTGAGTATTTCAGGCGTTCCCTGTAACCAGTAATGTCCAAAAAACAATGGCACAGAATCTCTGTATCGGTATGTATGATCGGGCAGTTCCATTTCAGGTAAATCAGCTTCCCCTGCATTGGTTGCCGCTTCAGGCAAGCGAGTTGCCTGCTCATCCCACCATTTCAGTCGTACTTTGTTGCGAACCTGGCCGTTTTTATCTTCAAAGCTGTATCCTTTCGGCAGTTTGCATTCAATACCTTTGAGAATATTTTCAACCGCGTGATAAACGTCACTTCCACGTTTTGAGCCCTGAACATAAGCATCAGTCAACAGACAATTATCAGCATTAATCCATGGTTGTATCACTTTCAGGCTTGGATGATGCCAGACGGCATGCACCACACGAATGGCTCCAAGATCCAGAAACAGCGGCAAAGTACGGAACCAGCTGATAATGTCCTTGTACTCCGCTGAACCCAGTGGGTACTCATTCAGAAAGGCCTGGTGTGTCTGGTGATTTTTCTCTGAATGTTTTCTCAGAAAAGCCCCCGCAGTCTCAGGATCAGGCGTCGCATAACAGATGGCATTGAACTCATGATTGCCCATCACTGCCAGTGCGCTACCCTGCTCTACCATACTACGACAGAGGGTTAATGCCTTTTTATGCTCCGGGCCCCGGTCAATAAAATCGCCGACAAAAACCACTTTCCGCTCAGGGTGCCGGAACACACCATTTTGCTCTGTGTAATCCATTTTTTTCAGGAGTTCTGCCAGGGCTGAGCCATGCCCATGAATATCACCGATAATGTCGTACATAGATGGTTACCTTCGAGACTGTATTTACTGAACGATTTGATAACAGGGCTGGTAGTGGCTGCCAGGTAGCTTCATGCGATAGTGATCGACGAACGACTGTAGCAGTGCATCTATTTCCTGCATCAACTCCGGATCGCCACTGAGCTGAAACGGCCCGTTTTCCCGAATGGCAATTACCCCCTCTTCCTTAATATTACCCGCAACAATACCTGACATGGCACGACGCAGGTTAGCAGCCAGTTCATGAGGCGGCAGGGATAGTTTCAGCTCCAGGGCAGCCATATTGTCATGGGTGGGCTCAAACGGTTTCTGGAAGTGTTCATCCACTGTCAGTAACCAGTTAAAGTAATAGGCGTCACCATGCTGACGACGGTAGCGGGTGACGGTTTCCAGTCCGTCACGCATAATTTTCGCTACCTCAAGAGGATTATCAACAATAATCTGATAGCGCTGCTGCGCTTCTGCTCCCAGGGTTTTACCGATAAAAGCATCAATATCTTCAAAATAGCTTTTTGCCGATGCAGGGCCCGTAAAGACTAACGGGAATGGCATACTTTTATTCGCAGGATTGAGAAGAATGCCCAGCAGATAAAGAATTTCTTCACAGGTACCCGCTCCCCCCGGAAATACAACAATGCCATGACCAAAACGAACAAAGGCTTCCAGCCGTTTTTCAATATCTGGCAGTATAATCAGCTCATTAACAATTGGATTGGGGGATTCAGCAGCAATAATACCCGGCTCGGTCAGGCCAATAAAACGACTGTGGTTTACCCGCTGTTTAGCATGAGCAATGTAAGCGCCCTTCATCGGTCCCTTCATTGCGCCCGGCCCACAGCCGGTACAGATATTCAGATAACGCAACCCGAGATGATAGCCAACCTTTTGTGTATATTCATATTCTTCACGACTAATCGAGTGACCACCCCAGCAGACCACGGTATCCGGCACCTGTTTGGTAATAAACGCCCCGGCGTTACGCAGAATCTCAAACACTATATGCGTAATATCAGTACCATTGCCACCGTCAAAGCGAGGATCATCGCTGATATGGGATGAGACATAGAGAATATCCCGCAACACGGAAAACAGATTTTCCCGTACTCCACGTACCAGTTTGCCTGCCACAAAAGCTTCCGCTGGCGCATTGATCAGCTCCAGCTTCAACCCCCGCTGCTCCTGAATAATGCGAATATTAAAATCCTGGTACATCGACATCATTTCTTCGGCGCAGTCACCCTGATGCTCACCGTTAAGGACTGCCAGGCAGCATTGCCTGAACAGACGATGCAGTCCTTTCTGGCTGGTATCCTGAAGTTTCTTTACCTCTCGGTTTGAAAGCACCTGCATGGTACCCACAGGATTGATGATGGCGGACAGAGTCTTTTGCTGATTCTTTTGGCTCATGAATTATTCCCTTAATATCGATAATTACTTCGGCCACCACCCTCCGTGCTTGAAAGTTGACACCCTTGATAAAGCCAGACAATCAAAACTTAAACCGGTAAAACACATCCAGTGCTTGTCCCAGCCCACTGACGGCCTGAAGATATACCCTGGGGATTACCTCATAGCGAATTTTCACCTCACTCACCGAATTAAAAACACCGGTGCCATACTGGAGTCGCAGCCCCGGCGCAATATAGCCCCCCACAGACACCTGGGTATTTTCCCCCGACCCCGTGGTATCAACACTGAAATCCTTAATGCCCAGCTGCTCTCCCAGTTTTGTAGCTGTATGGCTTAACTGGCCGAGCCCCATCCCCAGAAGAGTAGATTCCACACCTTCACCCTCGGTCTGAATGCTACGGCCCCGTAACAGATAGGAAAGCTGCTCTTGCTGAGGCATGGTTGGGGTTGAATAGACGGACCAGTTCGGCGCTTTAATGGAACCCGTCACCTTCACCCCCACTGTGACATCATCCTGAGTCGCATCAGGGTTACGTATGGCATCAAGGTTTAAAAAGGGGGTATTCAATGGTCCCTGAAAAATAATCTGACCTTTCCTGATAATCAGGTCCTGACCAAGATAGCGGTAACGTCCGCCTACCAGTCGAATGCTTCCCTGCCCCGATAATGGCTGTTCGTCAGACTGTGCAAGAGCGAGCTTGCCTGCAAGTTTTGTGGTCAAACCATAAGCCTCAATACGAACATCATCACCCAGCGCCACGGTTGTATTCAAACCAATGACCGAAGCGCCCTGTTCTTCACTGGTTTCAGTACGACCGACAATTCTTACATCGTCCGATCTTGTTACAGCCTGTTCCGGGAGGCTTTTGACTTCAATGCGTGCCTTGGGAACCGCCAGCGTACCACTTAACCGTGGCGAATCCGTCAGATTGAAACGCAAGTCAGGTGACGTCCAGATATCACCAAACCCAGAGACGGAACAGTGTAACTCGTTACCAGTCAGATGTATGAGTCCGGTAAATTGACCTCCTTTCCACGACAGGGTTCCATTAATGTCACCACTGCCCTCACCCACCTGCAACTGACTGCTGATACTCGCGCTATCCCCCTGAATCAGCATTCTGCTGTTGATACGGTTTATGTCACAGAATTCACTGTTCAGGGTAACATCACTGATCACTACTTCGCCTTGCAGTAGCGGATCATAGAGGGAGCCTCGCATCTGCAAACCGGCTCTGGCGACACCACTTAAATTCCGGGTTCCCGGAATAAAAGGTTGAAAAATCTCCAGCAACAGCTGGTCAATGGTAAGCTGCCCTTTCAGCAAACGGGATTTCTCAACATCCGTTACCTTTATGTTGAGGTCAGCGTTACCCAGTTGTGGGGACTTAAATTCCAATTTGCCGCTTAACTGGTCGTTACCGAGAACAGCGTTCAGAACCAGTTTGTCATAGTCACCCTGTAACGCAGCAACATTCAGTTGACCTTCGGGTGTGTGCAGGTTCAGGTTGATGGAAGGTTTACCATCCCGTAACACGGCCTTTCCCGAAGCGTTCAGTTCCGACTGCCATTGCAGGCCATCAGGCAATAAATCGGCAAAGCGCTCAATGTCCAGCTGCTTCAGTTCAAAGCTGATATTTGCCTGTGTACTGCCAGCTTTGCCAGCACCCAGACAGAGGCTGGCAGGCTGGGAGATCAGACAGAATGGCTGGAACTTAACGTCCTGCTTCGTCGCACTAAGGCTAAAGGCTTTCTGCAAATCCCACTGCCCCAGTACAGACAATGTCTCAAGTGTATTAACCTGTCCGTGCCACTGTTTATCAAGCAGCGATCCTTCAAGCTGTAAAGAGCTGGTCAGCGTTTTACCCCCGGTGCGTGCGAATAGTTGGTGGGCTTCCGGGTTACCCGAAATGGTGACCTCAATAGCCTGTAAACTCTGTTGATCAATAGTTAACGAATCAATCTGTAACTGTGCCTGATTATCCATAGCCTTAAGGTCTTTTAACTCACCTTCTGACCGTAAGCCATCGATCACCAGTTTGTTAATAGTCAGTTGTTCCGCTATTAAACGATAAACAACATTGGGTGAGTACCTGCTGCCTGTCAGTTCAAAATTACCCGACAGATCACCCTTGAGGGGTGGATAGAATTCCGTGAGCTCAGGTGCCTCAATGACGCCTTTCAAGTTCCAGTTCTGGTCGATAAAACCATTCAGGCTCAACCGGTTACTACCGATATTCAGCAGCAACTCCTCAGCCCTGACTCTCTCTTCGCTATCCACTTTGAGTTGACCGGAAAGCCCTATCGGAAACTCCCGCAACAGGCCTGACACCTGTAATTGCTGAACGTCAACGTCCCAAGCCTGATCGACAGCTGACACAGAGCTGCTTACAGTACCCGACAACTGTCCGGGGTAGTCTGGAAGCCATAGTTCCGGATTCAGGTCCCTGAAGGTCAACGCCCCCTGCCAGTCAATACCTTGCTGCCAGCTTAATTGACCGCTGACACTGGCTGCCTGCTGCTGCCATTGAGCTTCCAGCGAGTGAATAACAAGCTGCTCCAGACCACCTGACAGCTCACCTTTAAGTAATAAAGTATTGGCTTGTTCTTTGCCCTCTTTGCTGTTCAGCTCAATCTGGTAATCATCCAGATACCCGGATACAGAAACCCTTGTCTCTGGTAGTAACAACTTGTCATGGGGTGCAATGTCAGGCGAAAGGGTAATCTGTGCGTTTACTGGATAAGGAGCAGACAGTGTCACGTTGGCACTGGCCTGTAAACTGCCTGAGTCGTGGGTTACTTCAAACTGCTGAATGCTGAAGGTCTGCTTTTCGGCTCTGGCAGACAAAGCAATATTCTCGAACTGCAAGGTCTCTTCCTGATGAGAAGAGTCCTTCTGATAATAATCCAGCTCACGAATGCTCAGCGTTTTAATCTCAACCGGAAGCGGCATGGTAA
Above is a genomic segment from Endozoicomonas euniceicola containing:
- a CDS encoding transposase; the protein is MVAKRKRHKPEFKAQVALEAYKGNKTINQLASEHEVAAVQVSQWKRQLLQGVPEVFGRTKVTFLQTTKHKLKVVYF
- a CDS encoding metallophosphoesterase, which codes for MYDIIGDIHGHGSALAELLKKMDYTEQNGVFRHPERKVVFVGDFIDRGPEHKKALTLCRSMVEQGSALAVMGNHEFNAICYATPDPETAGAFLRKHSEKNHQTHQAFLNEYPLGSAEYKDIISWFRTLPLFLDLGAIRVVHAVWHHPSLKVIQPWINADNCLLTDAYVQGSKRGSDVYHAVENILKGIECKLPKGYSFEDKNGQVRNKVRLKWWDEQATRLPEAATNAGEADLPEMELPDHTYRYRDSVPLFFGHYWLQGTPEILSPTIAGVDYTSLSEGGKLVAYRWQGEQTLSNDHFVWVDRVG
- a CDS encoding ISKra4 family transposase, whose product is MNASYANTLDFQFFSPAQDHFNSMIRHLESACLQEHGTTEEYIRTNGDELLRLMFQGYLDKQAEDEERAVSVTPSDGIPRNHIRQNTSRVLTTVFGKITVKRFAYSQRNVSNEFPLDAGLNLNNDQYSDGVRKRVVTDAIDRSYDNVVKRHRENCPGIVGKHQAIKLVEGTAQDFVEFYEQRTIEDEQTDDLLVLSFDGKGLVMLPDGLREATRKNAEKSKKKCQTRLSPGEKKDRKRMAMVATVYTVRANPRSPESIMNSEKKADNVVKFRPPIRNKRVWASVERDGETVIEEAFDEALKRDPERKRQWVVVVDGHPHQLKMIERVARRKQVKTSIVMDFIHVLEYLWKAAHCLHDKGDKSIEKWVEQQALKILHGQSGWVARGIKQSATKRKLKNREAIDKCAGYLQKNRDRLCYDKALRSGFPIASGVIEGACRHLINDRLDITGARWSLQGAEAILKLRSINSSGDWDEYWSYHHSCSKKRNYGELVVNRASS
- a CDS encoding translocation/assembly module TamB domain-containing protein, which translates into the protein MKWIITSLLTIVVLSGAAILSLLLTSTGNRWLWQLACEQMPPEYGELKGELVEGSLLQGWQFNTLSWHGSDLQAAPKIDVQELSLSLSTERLLRGELFVEQLVIEHIGIENPLTDQEKEPESDVSGIKIPSFTMPLPVEIKTLSIRELDYYQKDSSHQEETLQFENIALSARAEKQTFSIQQFEVTHDSGSLQASANVTLSAPYPVNAQITLSPDIAPHDKLLLPETRVSVSGYLDDYQIELNSKEGKEQANTLLLKGELSGGLEQLVIHSLEAQWQQQAASVSGQLSWQQGIDWQGALTFRDLNPELWLPDYPGQLSGTVSSSVSAVDQAWDVDVQQLQVSGLLREFPIGLSGQLKVDSEERVRAEELLLNIGSNRLSLNGFIDQNWNLKGVIEAPELTEFYPPLKGDLSGNFELTGSRYSPNVVYRLIAEQLTINKLVIDGLRSEGELKDLKAMDNQAQLQIDSLTIDQQSLQAIEVTISGNPEAHQLFARTGGKTLTSSLQLEGSLLDKQWHGQVNTLETLSVLGQWDLQKAFSLSATKQDVKFQPFCLISQPASLCLGAGKAGSTQANISFELKQLDIERFADLLPDGLQWQSELNASGKAVLRDGKPSINLNLHTPEGQLNVAALQGDYDKLVLNAVLGNDQLSGKLEFKSPQLGNADLNIKVTDVEKSRLLKGQLTIDQLLLEIFQPFIPGTRNLSGVARAGLQMRGSLYDPLLQGEVVISDVTLNSEFCDINRINSRMLIQGDSASISSQLQVGEGSGDINGTLSWKGGQFTGLIHLTGNELHCSVSGFGDIWTSPDLRFNLTDSPRLSGTLAVPKARIEVKSLPEQAVTRSDDVRIVGRTETSEEQGASVIGLNTTVALGDDVRIEAYGLTTKLAGKLALAQSDEQPLSGQGSIRLVGGRYRYLGQDLIIRKGQIIFQGPLNTPFLNLDAIRNPDATQDDVTVGVKVTGSIKAPNWSVYSTPTMPQQEQLSYLLRGRSIQTEGEGVESTLLGMGLGQLSHTATKLGEQLGIKDFSVDTTGSGENTQVSVGGYIAPGLRLQYGTGVFNSVSEVKIRYEVIPRVYLQAVSGLGQALDVFYRFKF
- a CDS encoding IS66 family transposase, which produces MEAYQKNPTDKEKQKLYQDFDRWVTQRVNYPALQSELGKLMVVREELLLVLEYPWLPLHNNLSERQIREYVKRRKVSGGTRSKLGRKCRDTFASLKKTCKQHGVSFAKYLRDRLTGVNMIPRLGHLILKASGYQETVLSNGI
- a CDS encoding epoxyqueuosine reductase QueH, translated to MSKAPLSLNEYDRPALDMPGKTNQLLLHSCCAPCAGEIMLAIQASGIEQTVFFYNPNIHPVEEYELRKDENKRFCDKLKLPFIDADYDKDNWFERVKGLENEPERGKRCTVCFDMRFERTALYASEYGFPVISSTLGISRWKNMEQINDSGVRAASRYPDISYWTFNWRKQGGSQRMIELAKQEAFYQQEYCGCVYSLRDTNRHRMANGRPRVKRLVTFYGNKKDDEDVELIALSS
- the ppnN gene encoding nucleotide 5'-monophosphate nucleosidase PpnN; the protein is MSQKNQQKTLSAIINPVGTMQVLSNREVKKLQDTSQKGLHRLFRQCCLAVLNGEHQGDCAEEMMSMYQDFNIRIIQEQRGLKLELINAPAEAFVAGKLVRGVRENLFSVLRDILYVSSHISDDPRFDGGNGTDITHIVFEILRNAGAFITKQVPDTVVCWGGHSISREEYEYTQKVGYHLGLRYLNICTGCGPGAMKGPMKGAYIAHAKQRVNHSRFIGLTEPGIIAAESPNPIVNELIILPDIEKRLEAFVRFGHGIVVFPGGAGTCEEILYLLGILLNPANKSMPFPLVFTGPASAKSYFEDIDAFIGKTLGAEAQQRYQIIVDNPLEVAKIMRDGLETVTRYRRQHGDAYYFNWLLTVDEHFQKPFEPTHDNMAALELKLSLPPHELAANLRRAMSGIVAGNIKEEGVIAIRENGPFQLSGDPELMQEIDALLQSFVDHYRMKLPGSHYQPCYQIVQ